From the Athene noctua chromosome 22, bAthNoc1.hap1.1, whole genome shotgun sequence genome, one window contains:
- the TTC34 gene encoding tetratricopeptide repeat protein 34: MSPQELAALLCKEGDHHLAQQEVPIATAFYMAAFCCSALTAVQKVNSFDKELREKVVAALEMWCRGKSQIPKIQSKNLAVVSLSVGIAAIFLSTLSPDNVVSSLYKLETLLSKALEGFSADNNVRDEEALGLLLERAAAYFFLGGRMQEMMQDLAEAFAATPAQAMKHFEELFSPHDTERIEEQARTVLEVKFAAYREAVRTRAELRGNQGAELLPSVIQTVQLLLQISPGSKRELSVRLADCHLLHGHIRTARDICDHLLAAEQKTYHNTLLALRGFCSLHAHDHQQALQDFQKVIEHDSPHPNSCIKALCGRGLIRISGGSHYLTALDYITACQLKLEETIFTIKSYVPWNQRGLLLKVLQEEGQNMLQKKRDAPGVCQLASLLVELDASDEASRILCADALYQMGCVEEAHKLLLLALSRNPQRSPVLARLALLQLKKGFMYDGNQLLKKVIRIGDTSCLLPIMDVFKDEDRKLMQTHCHFRALSILKNKQEDADVKEAIAYLSFAIIASGGYAEECLLIRAQCYGHLGQKKTAIFDFNAILKEDPRNVQALSGRGLIHLALKQEKEAVQDLISALKVEAGVVIPAILSLNHEAQGLVTQWLLQHGRTALTELLAAKDLSKEETLRDLLMIAKALVKICKDAQYHIFYTDVLIANGRYEEALDHLQEAFGHSLADDFASARLAVLQLKRRNVAAAARSFSILAKRDEKELGFLLNFVDAKQQQHLSQVAAQEGNALMKEYRYEKALGYYTLAVLTSKENPRYLRHRAACLMHLKKYDKALRDMEKAIQKHGCNSLKTRVEDHCSKGHLLLSVAEEEAAVKEYIQALQLDESVALCSIMNSPGSEIVIKTFHKVAQYHFEMQQYEEAWKITDYGLKIDKNTELKKLKTRLKREASSCSIH, translated from the exons ATGTCACCTCAGGAGCTTGCTGCACTGCTCTGCAAAGAAGGGGACCACCATCTTGCCCAGCAGGAGGTACCGATAGCCACTGCGTTCTACATGGCTGCCttctgctgcagtgccctcacgGCAGTACAGAAAGTGAACTCCTTCGACAAAGAGCTCAGGGAGAAAGTGGTAGCTGCTCTGGAGATGTGGTGCAGAGGCAAGAGTCAGATTCCCAAGATCCAGAGCAAGAACTTGGCCGTTGTCTCCCTCAGTGTGGGAATAGCTGCCATCTTTCTCTCCACACTAAGTCCCGACAATGTGGTATCCTCACTATATAAACTGGAGACCCTGCTCAG CAAGGCCCTCGAGGGCTTCTCAGCAGATAATAATGTCAGAGATGAGGAAGCTTTGGGTCTGCTCTTGGAACGGGCCGCTGCGTATTTTTTCTTGGGTGGACGGATGCAGGAAATGATGCAGGATTTAGCAGAAGCCTTTGCAGCAACCCCTGCCCAGGCAATGAAACACTTTGAAGAGCTTTTCTCACCACATGACACTGAGAGGATAGAAGAACAGGCTAGAACTGTCCTGGAGGTGAAGTTTGCAGCATACAGGGAGGCTGTACGTACTCGGGCTGAACTCAGAGGCAATCAAGGTGCCGAACTGCTCCCTTCTGTCATCCAGACAGTCCAGCTCCTCCTTCAGATCTCCCCGGGGTCCAAACGTGAGCTCAGTGTCCGGCTAGCAGACTGCCACCTCCTGCACGGGCACATCAGAACCGCCCGGGATATCTGTGACCACCTCttggcagcagagcagaaaactTACCACAATACTCTCTTAGCCTTGCGAGGATTCTGCTCCCTCCACGCTCACGACCATCAGCAAGCACTGCAGGACTTTCAAAAGGTCATTGAGCATGATTCCCCACATCCTAACAGCTGTATTAAAGCCTTATGTGGGCGTGGACTTATCCGGATTTCTGGTGGCAGCCATTACTTGACAGCCCTGGATTATATCACAGCTTGCCAGTTAAAGCTGGAAGAAACCATCTTCACTATCAAGTCCTATGTGCCGTGGAACCAACGAGGACTACTGCTGAAAGTTCTCCAAGAAGAAGGACAGAACATGCTCCAGAAGAAGAG agatGCCCCTGGGGTTTGCCAGCTGGCTTCTCTCTTGGTGGAGCTGGACGCTTCTGACGAAGCATCGCGGATCCTTTGTGCTGATGCCCTGTACCAGATGGGCTGTGTAGAAGAAGCTCACAAGCTCCTCTTACTGGCACTCTCCAGAAATCCACAGAGGTCTCCCGTCCTGGCTAGACTCGCCCTTCTGCAACTGAAGAAAGGGTTCATGTATGATGGCAACCAG CTGCTAAAGAAAGTGATCAGAATTGGAGATACCTCCTGCCTCCTGCCAATCATGGACGTTTTCAAGGATGAAGACCGGAAGCTGATGCAAACTCACTGCCATTTCAGAGCGCTGTCCATCTTGAAGAACAAACAGGAGGATGCTGACGTCAAAGAGGCCATTGCCTACCTTTCCTTTGCCATCATTGCTTCAG GTGGTTATGCTGAAGAGTGCCTTCTCATCAGGGCTCAGTGTTATGGGCACCTTGGTCAGAAGAAAACTGCTATTTTTGATTTTAATGCCATCCTAAAGGAGGACCCTAGGAACGTGCAAGCTCTGAGTGGACGAGGACTCATTCACCTTGCTCTGAAGCAGGAGAAG GAGGCAGTGCAAGATTTGATCTCGGCGCTGAAGGTGGAGGCAGGAGTAGTGATCCCAGCAATCCTGTCTTTAAATCATGAAGCCCAGGGCTTGGTCACTCAGTGGCTCCTTCAGCACGGCAGGACTGCGTTAACTGAGCTCCTTGCTGCTAAAGACCTTTCAAAAGAAGAAACCCTCAGGGATCTTCTCATGATTGCAAAAGCACTAGTTAAAATTTGCAAGGATGCACAATATCACATCTTCTACACAGATGTTTTGATTGCAAATG GCAGGTATGAAGAGGCCCTTGACCACCTTCAGGAAGCATTTGGCCACTCACTTGCTGATGACTTTGCTAGTGCAAGactggctgtgctgcagctgaagaggaggaACGTGGCAGCAGCAGCGCGCTCATTCAGCATCCTAGccaagagagatgaaaaggagtTGGGGTTTCTCCTGAACTTCGTAGACGCTAAGCAACAGCAGCATCTCTCTCAG GTAGCAGCCCAGGAAGGAAATGCACTGATGAAAGAATATCGCTACGAGAAGGCTCTTGGTTACTACACCCTGGCTGTCTTGACAAGCAAAGAGAATCCAAGGTATCTCCGACACAGAGCTGCCTGCCTTATGCACCTGAAAAAATATGACAAAGCTTTAAGAGATATGGAGAAAGCAATCCAGAAACATGGCTGTAATAGTCTTAAAACACGTGTGGAGGACCACTGCTCAAAAGGACACCTGCTTCTGTCAGTGgctgaggaagaagcagcagtgaAGGAGTATATCCAGGCACTGCAGTTAGATGAATCTGTGGCACTGTGCAGCATCATGAACAGCCCTGGCAGTGAAATTGtaatcaaaacatttcataaGGTCGCACAATATCATTTTGAAATGCAGCAGTATGAAGAGGCCTGGAAAATCACTGACTATGGTCTTAAAATTGATAAAAATACTGaactgaaaaagctgaaaacaagaCTTAAGCGAGAGGCATCCAGCTGTAGCATACATTAA